A single genomic interval of Pseudomonadales bacterium harbors:
- a CDS encoding ATP-binding protein, whose protein sequence is MNSLSFQRPQVAVLTARLNEPRRFIQVVAGPRQAGKSTLVQQATERLAMPVRQASADEPTLRGTDWIAQQWEAARLSIVGPEGAVLVLDEIQKIPGWSETVKRLWDEDTRARRPLKVVVLGSAPLLIAQGLTESLAGRFETLAVSHWSLAEMRAAFGWSLDEYVFHGGYPGAAPLIGEPQRWSRYVLDSLIETSISRDVLLLTRVDKPALLRRLFELACRYSGQVLSYTKMLGQLQDAGNTTTLAHYLELLAGAGMVCGLPKYAGDVARSRGSSPKLQVLNTALMTATSGYTLETARTDREFWGRLVESAVGAHLANATLRGECTLHYWRERNHEVDFVVQTGRMLTAIEVKSGRAPQAHAGTAAFVQAFRPQRTLRVGGDGIALEDFLMQPVAHWVAA, encoded by the coding sequence ATGAACAGCCTCTCTTTTCAGCGTCCGCAGGTGGCCGTACTGACGGCGCGCCTGAATGAGCCGCGACGCTTCATCCAGGTGGTGGCCGGGCCGCGTCAGGCGGGCAAGTCCACTCTGGTGCAGCAGGCCACCGAGCGGCTGGCCATGCCGGTGCGTCAGGCGAGCGCGGATGAGCCCACGCTGCGCGGCACCGACTGGATCGCCCAGCAGTGGGAGGCGGCACGTCTGTCCATCGTCGGTCCGGAGGGGGCTGTGCTGGTACTGGACGAGATCCAGAAGATCCCGGGCTGGTCGGAAACGGTTAAGCGTTTGTGGGATGAGGACACGCGCGCCAGGCGGCCTCTCAAGGTGGTGGTGCTCGGCTCTGCGCCGCTCTTGATCGCCCAGGGCCTGACCGAAAGCCTGGCCGGGCGCTTCGAAACTCTCGCGGTATCGCATTGGTCGCTCGCGGAGATGCGCGCCGCCTTTGGCTGGTCGCTGGACGAGTATGTGTTCCATGGTGGCTATCCCGGTGCCGCGCCGTTGATCGGCGAGCCGCAGCGCTGGTCGCGCTACGTCCTCGACAGCCTGATCGAGACTTCGATCTCGCGTGACGTGTTGTTGCTCACGCGCGTCGACAAGCCCGCCTTGCTGCGCCGTCTGTTCGAGCTGGCCTGCCGCTATTCCGGGCAGGTGTTGTCTTACACCAAGATGCTGGGGCAGTTACAGGATGCCGGCAACACCACCACGCTGGCCCACTACCTGGAACTGCTGGCGGGTGCGGGCATGGTCTGCGGCCTGCCGAAGTACGCAGGCGACGTGGCACGCAGCCGTGGCTCCAGCCCCAAGCTGCAGGTGCTCAATACGGCGCTGATGACGGCGACCAGCGGCTACACGCTGGAGACGGCGCGCACCGACCGCGAGTTCTGGGGGCGGCTGGTGGAATCGGCGGTGGGCGCGCACCTGGCCAATGCCACCCTGCGCGGCGAGTGCACGCTGCACTACTGGCGCGAGCGCAACCACGAGGTGGATTTTGTCGTGCAGACCGGGCGCATGCTCACCGCCATCGAGGTAAAAAGCGGCCGCGCGCCCCAGGCGCACGCGGGTACGGCGGCCTTCGTGCAGGCCTTCCGGCCGCAACGCACCCTGCGGGTGGGTGGAGACGGTATCGCACTGGAGGATTTCCTGATGCAGCCGGTTGCGCATTGGGTGGCGGCATGA
- a CDS encoding zeta toxin family protein produces MTPIDTANRKIIIIAGPNGAGKTTFARSFLPAEAQLPRFINADLIAAGLAPFAPETAAIKAGRLMLEEIEHCAKRGENFAFETTLAGIGYLRHIAQWRAQGYRVSLFFLSLPNVEIAIARVAERVHQGGHDIPEAVIRRRFATGLKNFHDYYRDAVDDWALYDNSGSTPVMLEWGENT; encoded by the coding sequence ATGACGCCGATCGATACCGCAAACAGGAAGATCATCATCATTGCCGGCCCCAACGGCGCAGGCAAAACCACGTTTGCCCGTTCCTTCCTGCCCGCCGAGGCGCAATTGCCGCGCTTCATCAATGCCGATCTGATCGCCGCCGGGCTGGCTCCATTCGCTCCGGAGACCGCCGCCATCAAGGCCGGCCGGCTGATGCTGGAAGAAATCGAGCACTGCGCAAAGCGCGGCGAAAATTTCGCTTTCGAGACCACGCTTGCGGGGATCGGCTATCTGCGCCACATCGCGCAATGGCGCGCCCAGGGCTATCGGGTCAGTCTGTTTTTCCTGAGTCTGCCCAACGTCGAAATCGCCATCGCCCGCGTTGCGGAGCGCGTACATCAAGGCGGACACGATATCCCGGAAGCCGTCATCCGGCGCCGCTTTGCCACAGGCTTGAAGAACTTTCATGATTACTATCGCGACGCCGTGGATGACTGGGCGCTTTACGACAATTCCGGTAGCACGCCCGTGATGCTGGAGTGGGGAGAAAACACATGA
- a CDS encoding restriction endonuclease subunit S, giving the protein MDEAGASREGAKTRSRIDELIAELCPEGVEFRALGEVAAYSDTRTDASELDSATFVGVDNLLPNTAGKTDASYAANTARITAYEVGDILLGNIRPYLKKIWLADNSGGCSGDVLAVRIAEAHRQELLPEFLYRLLASDIFFAYNMQHAKGAKMPRGSKEAILKYRIPIPPLEIQREIVKVLDTFTQLEAELEAELEARRRQYQYYRDALLTFLPDRQAGGERTDTDASKQASKQASKQASKQARLMAMGEIGTFIRGRRFTKDDIVEHGIPSIHYGEIYTHYGVATASTVSYVRADVAQQLRYAQPNDVVIAAVGETVEDVAKAVAWLGDEDVAIHDDCFLFRHSMNPKFVSYCLQTEAFHAQKNKYVARAKVKRLSGESLAKIRIPVPPLEEQDRIVAILDKFDALVNDLSSGLPAEIKARRQQYEHYRDRLLSFREAA; this is encoded by the coding sequence ATGGATGAAGCCGGTGCCTCACGCGAAGGCGCGAAGACGCGAAGCCGGATTGATGAACTGATTGCCGAGCTTTGCCCGGAGGGGGTGGAGTTCAGGGCGCTTGGTGAGGTTGCGGCTTACTCAGATACACGGACTGATGCAAGCGAGCTTGACTCAGCGACATTCGTTGGCGTTGACAACTTGCTGCCCAATACCGCGGGAAAGACCGATGCGAGTTACGCAGCGAATACAGCCCGGATCACTGCCTATGAAGTTGGCGACATCCTTCTTGGGAATATTCGTCCGTACCTCAAGAAAATCTGGCTGGCGGACAACAGCGGTGGATGTAGTGGTGATGTATTGGCCGTTCGTATCGCCGAGGCACATCGTCAAGAACTCCTGCCTGAGTTTCTCTACCGCCTGCTCGCTTCCGATATCTTTTTTGCCTACAACATGCAACACGCTAAAGGCGCGAAGATGCCACGCGGCAGTAAAGAAGCGATTCTGAAATATCGCATCCCAATCCCGCCGCTTGAAATCCAGCGCGAAATCGTGAAGGTGCTGGATACGTTCACCCAGCTGGAGGCGGAGCTGGAGGCGGAGCTGGAGGCGCGTCGGCGGCAGTACCAGTACTACCGCGACGCGCTCTTGACCTTCCTGCCTGACCGGCAGGCAGGCGGCGAACGCACGGATACTGACGCAAGCAAGCAAGCAAGCAAGCAAGCAAGCAAGCAAGCAAGCAAGCAAGCAAGGCTAATGGCAATGGGTGAAATCGGTACATTCATTCGTGGCCGTCGCTTCACCAAGGACGACATCGTCGAGCACGGGATTCCGAGCATCCACTACGGCGAGATCTACACGCATTACGGCGTAGCCACCGCATCGACCGTCTCGTATGTCCGTGCGGACGTCGCGCAGCAACTGCGGTATGCGCAACCGAACGACGTCGTGATCGCCGCAGTAGGCGAAACGGTCGAGGATGTCGCCAAGGCTGTGGCGTGGCTTGGTGACGAAGACGTTGCGATTCACGATGACTGCTTTCTTTTCCGGCACTCGATGAACCCGAAGTTCGTGTCTTACTGCCTTCAGACCGAGGCCTTTCACGCACAGAAGAACAAATATGTCGCCCGCGCCAAGGTGAAGCGCCTGTCCGGCGAGAGCCTTGCGAAGATTCGCATTCCTGTGCCACCGCTTGAAGAACAGGATCGCATCGTCGCCATCCTCGACAAGTTCGACGCGCTGGTGAACGACCTCTCCTCCGGCCTGCCCGCCGAGATCAAGGCACGGCGTCAGCAATACGAGCACTACCGCGACCGCCTGCTCAGCTTCCGGGAGGCGGCATGA
- a CDS encoding Fic family protein, protein MNEFGKYKKIGDPDKRQKAENWRVAIGLQQVDGLTPSRYLIKIATDNIEGKISVEEAEKQIAAYYRQHPPKTPGEQDEREADEVSSRINKLLSKNAFTLSPAEYVAIHKHLFTGILDARTAGHLRDYDITKAEPILNGDTVHYGSALNLRETLDYDFAQEKKFSYRGLSKKAAAAHIARFISGIWQIHPFGEGNTRTTAVFLVKYLRALGFRADNALFEENALYFCNALVRANYKNLEYDIEETTEYLSRFFGNLLFGERNVLKNRDMLIFHAPENHQKTTRRPPENHQKILVALAHEPSIGRQELARLLGLTENQVRGAMNKLRAAGTIKRVGPDKGGYWEVLEKQP, encoded by the coding sequence ATGAACGAATTCGGAAAATACAAGAAAATCGGCGACCCGGACAAACGCCAGAAGGCGGAAAACTGGCGCGTTGCCATCGGCCTGCAGCAGGTGGACGGCCTCACGCCATCCCGATACCTCATCAAGATCGCCACAGACAATATCGAAGGGAAAATTTCCGTCGAAGAGGCGGAAAAGCAGATCGCGGCCTATTACCGACAACACCCGCCCAAAACACCTGGCGAGCAGGACGAGCGTGAGGCGGATGAAGTTTCATCCCGCATCAACAAGCTGCTCAGCAAAAACGCCTTCACGCTCAGCCCCGCCGAATATGTCGCCATACACAAACATCTTTTCACGGGAATTCTGGACGCAAGAACAGCAGGACATCTCCGCGACTACGACATCACCAAGGCAGAGCCGATTCTGAACGGCGACACCGTGCACTATGGCAGCGCGCTCAATCTGCGCGAAACGCTGGATTACGATTTTGCGCAGGAAAAGAAATTCTCCTATCGGGGCCTGTCGAAAAAAGCAGCGGCGGCGCATATCGCCAGATTCATTTCCGGCATCTGGCAGATCCACCCCTTCGGCGAAGGCAATACCCGTACCACAGCCGTGTTTCTTGTCAAATATCTGCGGGCGCTTGGATTCAGGGCCGACAATGCACTGTTTGAAGAAAACGCGCTTTATTTTTGCAATGCACTGGTACGCGCCAATTACAAAAATCTGGAATACGACATCGAAGAAACCACGGAATACCTGAGCCGTTTTTTTGGCAACCTGCTGTTTGGCGAAAGGAATGTCCTGAAAAACCGCGACATGCTGATCTTCCATGCACCAGAAAACCACCAGAAAACCACCAGAAGACCACCAGAAAACCACCAGAAAATTCTTGTGGCACTGGCACATGAGCCCTCAATCGGCCGTCAGGAATTGGCCCGATTGCTGGGCCTGACGGAAAACCAGGTGCGAGGTGCAATGAACAAGCTGCGCGCTGCGGGCACCATCAAACGCGTCGGCCCGGACAAAGGCGGGTACTGGGAAGTGCTGGAGAAACAGCCATGA
- a CDS encoding type I restriction-modification system subunit M: MNNNKEAERAELHKTIWRIANDLRGAVDGWDFKSYVLGMLFYRFISENLAAYLNDEAHRAGEKDFDYAALADADAEQGRTETVKEKGFYILPSHLFANVRQQARQDANLNETLSRVFKDIEGSALGADSEDDLKGLFDDLDVNSSKLGPTVAKRNEKLVKLLDAIGDLPLGSFTDNTIDLFGDAYEYLMQMYASTAGKSGGEFYTPQEVSELLARIAVSGKTGVNKVYDPACGSGSLLLKFAKVLGSENVRQGFFGQEINLTTYNLCRINMFLHDVNYEKFDIAHGDTLIDPAHWDDEPFEAIVSNPPYSIRWAGKSNPLLINDPRFAPAGVLAPESKADLAFTMHILSWLATSGTAAIVEFPGVLYRGGAEQKIRQYLIDNNYVDTVIQLPPDLFFGTTIATCVIVLKKSKRDNATLFIDASAEFVRSGNKNKLTDANQQKVLDAFTTRQDITHFAKRVENADIAANGYNIAVSSYVEQADTREAVDIRALNAQIAGIVTRQAELRTQIDAIVADLEGEQR, translated from the coding sequence GTGAACAACAACAAGGAAGCCGAACGGGCGGAACTGCACAAGACCATCTGGCGCATCGCCAACGATCTGCGCGGCGCCGTGGATGGCTGGGACTTCAAGAGCTATGTGCTCGGCATGCTCTTCTACCGCTTCATCTCGGAGAACCTCGCGGCCTATCTGAACGACGAAGCGCATCGCGCCGGAGAGAAGGACTTCGACTACGCCGCGCTCGCCGACGCCGACGCCGAACAGGGTCGCACCGAAACGGTGAAGGAAAAGGGCTTCTACATCCTGCCCTCGCATCTGTTCGCCAACGTGCGCCAGCAGGCGCGGCAGGACGCCAACCTCAACGAAACGCTGAGCCGCGTGTTCAAGGACATCGAAGGCTCGGCGCTCGGCGCCGACAGCGAAGACGATCTCAAGGGCCTGTTCGACGATCTCGACGTCAACAGCAGCAAGCTCGGCCCCACCGTCGCCAAGCGCAATGAAAAGCTGGTCAAACTGCTCGACGCCATCGGCGACCTGCCGCTCGGCAGCTTCACCGACAACACCATCGACCTGTTCGGCGACGCCTACGAATACCTGATGCAGATGTACGCCTCGACGGCCGGCAAATCCGGCGGTGAGTTCTACACGCCGCAGGAAGTCTCCGAACTGCTGGCGCGCATCGCCGTCAGCGGCAAGACCGGGGTCAACAAGGTCTACGACCCGGCCTGCGGCTCCGGCTCGCTGTTGCTCAAGTTCGCCAAGGTGCTGGGGTCGGAAAACGTGCGGCAGGGCTTCTTCGGTCAGGAAATCAACCTGACCACCTACAACCTGTGCCGCATCAACATGTTCCTGCACGACGTGAACTACGAGAAGTTCGACATCGCGCACGGCGACACGCTCATCGACCCAGCGCATTGGGACGACGAGCCCTTCGAGGCCATCGTCTCCAACCCGCCGTATTCGATTCGCTGGGCAGGCAAGAGCAATCCGCTGCTCATCAACGACCCGCGCTTCGCACCCGCGGGCGTGCTCGCGCCCGAGAGCAAGGCCGACCTCGCCTTCACGATGCATATCCTCTCGTGGCTCGCGACCAGCGGCACGGCGGCCATCGTCGAATTCCCCGGCGTGCTCTATCGCGGCGGCGCGGAGCAGAAGATCCGCCAGTACCTGATCGACAACAACTACGTCGATACCGTCATCCAGTTGCCGCCCGATCTCTTCTTCGGCACCACGATTGCCACCTGCGTCATCGTGCTGAAGAAGTCCAAGCGCGACAACGCCACGCTGTTTATCGATGCGTCCGCTGAGTTCGTGCGCAGTGGCAACAAGAACAAGCTGACGGACGCCAACCAGCAGAAGGTGCTGGACGCCTTCACTACCCGCCAGGACATCACGCACTTTGCCAAGCGGGTTGAGAACGCTGACATCGCCGCCAACGGCTACAACATCGCGGTGTCGTCCTACGTCGAACAGGCCGACACGCGCGAGGCGGTAGACATTCGCGCGCTCAACGCACAGATCGCTGGCATCGTCACAAGGCAAGCGGAACTGCGCACGCAGATCGACGCCATCGTGGCCGATCTGGAGGGCGAGCAGCGATGA
- a CDS encoding enoyl-CoA hydratase, translating to MSYVKITRPRHAVAQVTLDRPERMNAMAFDVMVPLREALEELSFDNSVRVVILTGAGEAFCSGADLVDPGYLSIFDGLTMSGIARRALRVMDDVVKTMRDMHQPVIAAINGAAIGGGFCLAMAADIRIAAEQAYFRAAGINNGLTAAELGLSFTLPRAIGSTRAFDIMLSGRDVDSEEAERIGIVGQRCTREELLERCYAYAERLIGLSHLGVELTKQLLWAGLEASSMQSHINHEGHAQLFVRMTTRNFEEAITARKEKRKPVFKD from the coding sequence ATGTCCTACGTGAAGATAACCCGCCCACGCCACGCCGTTGCACAGGTCACGCTCGATCGGCCCGAGCGCATGAACGCGATGGCCTTCGACGTGATGGTGCCCCTGCGCGAGGCGCTCGAGGAATTGAGTTTCGACAACTCGGTGCGCGTGGTGATCCTGACCGGAGCCGGAGAAGCGTTCTGTTCCGGCGCCGATCTGGTCGATCCGGGCTATCTGTCGATCTTCGACGGGCTGACGATGTCGGGAATCGCGCGCCGCGCCCTACGGGTGATGGACGACGTCGTGAAGACGATGCGCGACATGCACCAACCGGTGATCGCTGCGATCAATGGTGCAGCGATCGGCGGTGGCTTCTGCCTGGCGATGGCGGCCGATATCCGCATCGCTGCCGAGCAGGCCTACTTCCGGGCTGCGGGAATCAACAACGGGCTGACTGCGGCGGAACTGGGGCTCAGCTTCACGCTGCCGCGTGCGATCGGTTCCACACGGGCGTTCGACATCATGCTGAGCGGACGTGACGTGGACTCGGAGGAAGCGGAGCGCATCGGTATCGTCGGGCAGCGCTGCACACGCGAGGAACTGCTGGAACGTTGCTACGCGTACGCCGAGCGCCTGATCGGCCTCAGCCATCTTGGCGTCGAGCTGACCAAGCAACTGTTGTGGGCCGGGCTCGAGGCAAGCAGCATGCAGTCGCACATCAACCACGAGGGGCACGCGCAACTGTTCGTTCGCATGACCACGCGCAACTTCGAGGAAGCGATCACGGCACGCAAGGAGAAGCGCAAGCCCGTGTTCAAGGACTGA
- a CDS encoding MBL fold metallo-hydrolase, with protein MSEGNSNVYLIETPAGGVLLNSGMGFEAPVHRHNLERFSTVPIRYLVTTQGHVDHVGGVQYFRDLHPGLVYIAQAGNPEHQAYDARLATFRSARSAFRFQDEFEQVFKRYAAAGYTAINPQDRPTPDLLFDKRHEFSLGGLDIVLLAVPGAETNDSLVVWLPQHRIVFTGNLFGCPFGHFPNLVTIRGDRYRDALTCAAAAQAVLDLDAQLLVYGHHEPVVGADVIRAELTAWRDAVRYVHDEVVKGMNEGKDIGTLQEQIRLPAECEVGQGYGKLSWSIRAIWENYAGWFKHESTTELYSVSQQSVHADLVELAGAASLVARAESKLAAGKPEEAMHLLDIVLNAEPGNASARALMLRIHRELLTDAQTFCTTGNFWLVGWLQQRIKRLEASA; from the coding sequence ATGTCCGAAGGCAACTCCAACGTCTACCTGATCGAGACGCCCGCAGGTGGCGTGCTGTTGAACAGCGGCATGGGCTTCGAGGCGCCGGTGCATCGCCACAATCTCGAACGCTTCTCGACGGTTCCGATCCGCTACCTGGTCACCACCCAGGGGCATGTGGATCACGTAGGCGGAGTCCAGTATTTCCGCGATTTGCACCCGGGGCTGGTCTACATCGCACAGGCCGGCAATCCCGAGCACCAGGCGTACGATGCCCGCTTGGCGACGTTTCGCTCAGCGCGCTCGGCGTTTCGCTTCCAGGATGAGTTCGAGCAGGTATTCAAGCGCTACGCGGCTGCGGGTTATACCGCCATCAACCCGCAGGATCGCCCGACGCCGGACCTGCTGTTCGACAAGCGTCACGAGTTCAGCCTCGGCGGACTCGATATCGTGCTGCTCGCCGTGCCCGGGGCCGAAACCAACGATTCGCTGGTCGTGTGGCTGCCGCAGCATCGCATCGTGTTCACCGGCAACCTGTTCGGTTGCCCGTTCGGTCACTTCCCGAACCTGGTGACGATCCGTGGCGACCGTTACCGCGACGCGCTGACCTGCGCCGCGGCGGCGCAGGCCGTGCTCGACCTGGACGCGCAACTCCTGGTGTACGGACATCACGAGCCGGTCGTCGGCGCGGACGTGATCCGCGCGGAGCTGACCGCCTGGCGCGACGCCGTACGTTACGTGCACGACGAAGTCGTGAAGGGCATGAACGAGGGCAAGGACATCGGCACACTGCAGGAACAGATCCGCCTGCCTGCCGAGTGCGAAGTCGGCCAGGGCTACGGCAAGCTGAGCTGGAGCATCCGCGCGATCTGGGAGAACTATGCCGGCTGGTTCAAGCACGAATCGACGACCGAACTGTACAGCGTGTCACAGCAGTCCGTGCACGCGGATCTGGTCGAGCTTGCCGGGGCTGCGTCTCTGGTGGCACGTGCCGAGAGCAAGCTCGCTGCAGGAAAGCCCGAAGAAGCCATGCACCTGCTCGACATCGTGCTGAATGCGGAGCCGGGCAATGCGTCCGCGCGTGCGTTGATGCTGCGCATTCATCGCGAGTTGCTGACGGATGCACAGACGTTCTGTACGACCGGCAATTTCTGGCTGGTCGGCTGGTTGCAGCAGCGCATCAAGCGATTGGAAGCGTCGGCGTGA
- a CDS encoding NUDIX hydrolase, which translates to MKYCSECGGPVSLRTPPGDDRERYVCDRCATVHYRNPRIVVGCLPVHGSQVLLCRRAIQPRRDYWTLPAGFMEIGESTLEGARRETWEEAHARVEDETLYTIFDLPHISQVYMFYLARLGTPEFTPGHESLDVALFSEDAIPWTELAFPVIGLTLRRFFEDRRCGVFPIYRQTLLREDWSLLRPQVGIHADGMEGRRSAFMPTEWKDVGRHSCRRIHADDSRRHPSG; encoded by the coding sequence ATGAAGTACTGCAGCGAGTGTGGCGGTCCGGTTTCACTGCGCACCCCGCCGGGTGACGATCGCGAGCGCTATGTCTGCGATCGCTGCGCCACCGTGCATTACCGCAATCCGCGTATCGTCGTCGGCTGTCTGCCGGTGCATGGTTCGCAAGTGCTGCTGTGCCGGCGCGCGATCCAGCCGCGGCGCGACTACTGGACGTTGCCGGCCGGCTTCATGGAGATCGGCGAAAGCACGCTTGAAGGCGCACGACGCGAAACCTGGGAGGAAGCACACGCCCGCGTCGAGGACGAAACGCTCTATACGATCTTCGACCTCCCGCATATCTCGCAGGTCTACATGTTCTATCTCGCACGACTCGGTACGCCGGAATTCACTCCCGGTCACGAGAGTCTCGATGTCGCGCTGTTCAGCGAGGACGCGATCCCCTGGACCGAACTCGCATTCCCGGTGATCGGCCTGACCCTGCGGCGCTTTTTTGAAGACCGGCGCTGCGGCGTGTTTCCGATCTATCGCCAGACCCTGCTTCGCGAAGACTGGAGCCTGCTCCGCCCGCAGGTCGGCATTCATGCCGACGGAATGGAAGGACGTAGGTCGGCATTCATGCCGACGGAATGGAAGGACGTGGGTCGGCATTCATGCCGACGAATTCATGCCGACGATTCGCGCCGGCACCCGTCGGGTTGA
- a CDS encoding flavin reductase family protein yields MGFDSVQFREALGRFATGVCVITANPPGHPPFGLTVNSFASLSLTPPLVLWSLQKDSLSTEAFRAARSYCVNVLTQEQRPRAERFARRGAHLLHAGEYVAGHDGLPLLPDALARLQCDIEARHDGGDHTILVGRVRKLDVASSGKPLLFYAGAYHALG; encoded by the coding sequence ATGGGATTCGACAGCGTACAGTTTCGCGAGGCGCTGGGGCGTTTTGCTACCGGTGTCTGCGTGATCACCGCAAATCCGCCGGGGCATCCGCCGTTCGGCCTCACGGTGAATTCCTTCGCCTCGCTGTCGCTGACACCACCGCTGGTGCTGTGGAGCCTGCAGAAGGACTCGCTCAGTACCGAGGCGTTCCGCGCCGCACGCAGCTACTGCGTGAACGTCCTGACGCAGGAGCAGCGCCCGCGCGCCGAGCGTTTCGCACGCCGCGGCGCGCACCTGCTGCATGCCGGGGAGTACGTGGCAGGCCACGACGGGCTGCCGCTGTTGCCCGATGCGCTCGCAAGGTTGCAGTGCGACATCGAAGCGCGTCACGATGGCGGCGATCACACGATCCTGGTCGGGCGCGTGCGCAAGCTCGACGTTGCGTCTTCCGGCAAGCCGTTGCTGTTCTATGCGGGGGCGTACCATGCACTCGGTTGA
- the moaE gene encoding molybdopterin synthase catalytic subunit MoaE has product MTSDVTPEVEIREADFSVDEEYRRLRGAGGHNGACVLFSGLVREHGACGDLQSLELEHYPGMTEASIAAIVVEARTRWRIGAVRVIHRVGRLVPADQIVLVGVASAHRGDAFAACEFIMDYLKTRAPIWKKETAATASHWVESRDSDTESAARWSA; this is encoded by the coding sequence ATGACGAGTGACGTGACTCCCGAAGTGGAGATCCGCGAAGCGGACTTCAGCGTGGACGAGGAGTACCGGCGCCTGCGCGGTGCGGGTGGCCACAACGGCGCCTGCGTGCTGTTCAGTGGTCTGGTGCGCGAGCACGGCGCCTGCGGTGATCTGCAGTCGCTGGAACTCGAGCACTATCCCGGCATGACCGAGGCAAGTATCGCCGCGATCGTCGTCGAGGCACGCACCCGCTGGCGGATTGGAGCCGTACGCGTGATCCATCGCGTCGGGCGCCTCGTACCTGCAGACCAGATCGTGCTGGTCGGGGTCGCCAGCGCGCATCGTGGCGATGCGTTTGCCGCCTGCGAGTTCATCATGGACTACCTGAAGACGCGCGCACCGATCTGGAAAAAGGAAACCGCTGCAACGGCATCGCACTGGGTCGAGAGTCGCGACAGCGACACGGAGTCGGCGGCGCGCTGGAGTGCATGA
- a CDS encoding MoaD/ThiS family protein, producing the protein MLTVRFFAAIRERVGRSAIEIAWDDSCAGITELVQRLEREIPGATDVLLAPRTLVAVNHEVVARDHALRDGDEVAFYPPVTGG; encoded by the coding sequence ATGCTGACGGTGCGGTTTTTCGCTGCGATCCGTGAGCGGGTCGGACGGTCTGCGATCGAAATCGCCTGGGACGATTCCTGTGCCGGGATCACGGAACTGGTGCAGCGGCTGGAGCGCGAGATTCCCGGTGCGACCGACGTGCTGCTCGCCCCGCGCACGCTGGTGGCGGTGAACCATGAGGTCGTGGCACGCGACCATGCGCTACGCGACGGTGACGAGGTGGCGTTCTACCCGCCGGTGACCGGAGGTTGA
- the moaC gene encoding cyclic pyranopterin monophosphate synthase MoaC, producing the protein MVKVSEQQSGLTHLNASGEAHMVDVGAKAVSARVAIAEAWVRMQSATLDLIAHGGHAKGDVFAVARIAGIQAAKRCADLIPLCHPLGLDAVEVQLACVPERQAVRIRTECRVQGRTGVEMEALCAASVAALTVYDMCKAVDRGMVIDGVRVLEKSGGRSGHWRAEEGTC; encoded by the coding sequence ATGGTGAAGGTGAGCGAACAGCAATCGGGGCTGACCCATCTCAACGCCTCCGGTGAGGCGCACATGGTCGATGTCGGCGCCAAGGCCGTGAGTGCTCGCGTTGCGATTGCCGAGGCGTGGGTGCGCATGCAGTCGGCAACGCTCGATCTGATTGCGCACGGCGGGCACGCGAAGGGGGATGTGTTTGCGGTCGCGCGCATCGCGGGCATCCAGGCTGCCAAGCGTTGTGCCGATCTGATTCCGCTCTGCCACCCGCTCGGGCTGGATGCCGTCGAGGTGCAGCTTGCCTGCGTTCCGGAGCGCCAGGCGGTACGGATCCGAACCGAGTGCCGCGTGCAGGGGCGCACTGGCGTGGAGATGGAAGCACTCTGCGCCGCGTCGGTCGCCGCGCTGACCGTCTACGACATGTGCAAGGCGGTCGACCGTGGCATGGTGATCGACGGCGTGCGTGTGCTGGAGAAAAGCGGTGGCCGATCGGGGCACTGGCGTGCGGAGGAGGGAACATGCTGA